The genomic window CCACCGCCTTGTCCTGCAATCGCTTGACCAGATCGACGTACACGGGGTCGTGATGGCGTTGCAGTCCGACGCCGACCTTCAGCCCGCGCCGCTTCGCTTCTTCGTTGGCCGTCAGCAACCGCCGCACGCCGGGAGCGTCGGTGGCGACGGGCTTCTCCATGAACACGTGCTTGCCCGCCTTCACGGCATATTCGAAATGGGCCGGGCGAAAGCCGGGCGGCCCGGCGATGAGCACCACGTCGACGCCGCTGTCGATCGCCTGGCGATAGGCGTCGAGGCCGACGAACTGCCGCTCGCCGGATACCTTGATGCGCGGCGACATGTTGGGAGTGGCGGCCAGCGCATCGAGACTGCCGCGCAGCCGGTCGGCGAAAGCGTCGGCCATGGCCCACAGTTCGACCGGCCCCTGGGTGCTGAGCGCCTGGGCGGCGGCGCCGGTGCCCCGCGCGCCGCAACCGACCAGCGCGATCTTGATCGTTTCGTCGTTGCCCGCATGGGCCGATCGCACGAGCGCCGATGTGCCCAGGGCCGCGCTGACGGCCAGGGTGGAGCTGCGCGCCAGGAACTCGCGGCGTGTGGGAACGGTCGGCTGCTTCGGCAAGGAATTGTTGGCCATGATCATCGGGCCTCGTTTAAGGGAGGTTGGAGCGTGAAATGCGAGACTTTATGCTGACTGCCCGGACGATTTCCGTCAAGCGCACGAGCGGATCTTTGAGCGGCGGCCCTCAGCGCCTATGATAATAATAGAAAGGATGGCCTTATGTTGACTTTGCGAGAGTTCGACCTTCGCTGCCGAGGCTCAGAGGACGTGGTCGAAGAGTGGCGACTGCCGCAATCTGAAATCCGAGAGCTTTGGCGGTTTGAAGACCTGCTGTCGATGGCCACGGACGCCATATCCACCGCCATCGTAATCTATGGACAATTCTGCCGCGAAGGGAGCTTTCCGGGCATGGACTCGCAACTCAAGGGCGAAGCCGCCATTTCCTATTTTATCGCGGTCGCGCGGAAAGTAAGCGTCACCGCCGATGCCGTCGAAAGGATGGCCGCCGAACGGCAGGCCGACGCCACGGTGGTCCGCGGCGTGGAGGAGTTGCGGTCAAGCATGGCGCGACTGCGCGACACGCTGGCCGCCGCGGAGTGGCGTGAAATCGACCTGATTGCGCCTTCAGACGACGAATTGCACCAATACGTGAACGATGCTCGACCACCGCTCGACTACTACGCCGAGTAACTCGTGAGTGACGGGCAATGAAGCCGATCCAACGAGGAACGATCATTTGGGCGGCGATCGCCGACAAAGAGCGGCGTTCCGAGAGTAAAGAGCGCCCGGCGCTCGTTGTTTCGTCCAATGAACGCATCGCGGCAGGCGACGACCTCGCCGTTTTGGTGATCAGCACAAAGTTCGCGTATCCGCCGCCTCCGCATTGGTTCTTGGTGCCGAGCGACCCTAGCGGCCACCCCGTAACGGGATTAGACCAGCCGTCCGTAGTGAAGACCGATTGGCCGGAAAGAATCCCGCAGTCGCAGGTATTGCAGGTCCGCGGCCGAGCGCCCGCGGCACTTGTCAAGCAGGTGATTAACTACCTCAAGCAGCAAATCGCCAAGCGGCCGCCGAAGCCGCAGTGATGCCGACTCGGGCTCCTTCCGCCGTCAGGTTTGAATCCAAGATGCGGCTGGAAACTCTTACATCCCAATCCGCTGCACCCGGTGGTTTTGCGTGTCGAGGACGTGAATCCGCCCTTGGCTATCGCGGACCAGCGCCCAGGGATGATCGAGCTCGCCGGGCGCGCGGCCTTGACGGCCCCAACAACCGAGCGACTTGCCCGATCGGTCGAACTTTTGCACGCGGCCATTGCCCCACTCGCAAACGTAGAGTTGGCCGGCATCGTCAAACACCAGGTCGTAAGGATAGTAGAGTTGCCCCGGTCCGCTCCCTTCCTCGCCCCACAGATCGAGCAGGTGCCCGTCGCCGTCGAAGACCTGGATGCGATGGTTGCAGGCGTCGGCCACCCAGATGCGGTCTTGCTCGTCGACCACCATGTTTTGCGGCCGCATGAACCGCCCCCGCTCGGAACCGTGCCCGCCCCATTCGAGCAGGAACTCGCCGTCGGGCGAAAACTTTTGAATCCGGTCGTACTCGCCATATTCAGCCACATAGAGATTGCCCGACGAATCTTCGACGGCGTCGGTCACCAGGCCAAACTCGCCGGGCGCATGACCAGGCACGCCGCCCATCGTCTCCAGCAGTTCACCCTGCGGCGAATAAACGAGCAGGCGGAAGTAGTGCGTGTCGGCCACCAGCAGCCGGCCGCGTCGATCGAACGACAGCCCGGTGGGCCGCCCGGCTGAGTGGACCGGCGTCTGCCAACCGCGCAGGTAGTTGCCATCGGCGTCGAACACCTGGATGCGGGCCGTCATATCGACGATATAGAGATGGTCTTGGCCGTCGATGGCCATGGCCCGCGGCTTTTGCAGCCGTCCTTCAGAAATGCCGCGGCGGCCCCAGACTTTTTCGACCCGGCCGGTCGAGCGGCCTTCGTCATCGCAACCGGCGGCAAACACCAATATCAGCAGTAACCAAAAGCGGGCGGTGGCTGGGGCAGAGCTGGCCGGATTCGATCGGCAATCGCCGAAGAACGTAGCCGGCCAGCGATGCCCCGGTGGTGGCGCTGCCGGGGCATCGCCGCGACAGCACGCTACCGCTGAACCAGGCACGAGTCGCGGCTCTGCCCCAGCCACCGCTTTTTGTTTCAGCCAACGTTTGGAAATGTCAGGCATTTTCTTAACCGCCTGCCGCGGAGGGCGGTAGTAATTCCCACTCGGTCAGCTCGCCGCACTGAGGGCATTCGGTGAACGTCTTTCCGGCCTTGAACTGCATTACCACGCTGGCCCGGCCGGGCGCCGGCCCGACGCTGGTGCTCAACGCCGTCGAAAGCCGCTTCTTGCCGCAACTGGTGCATTTATACTTGCCGCTCTGCCCGACCACCGCTCCCGGCACCCGTTCTTGCTCGGCGTCCGTCTGCCGCCGCGGCCCAAGCGCGCCGTAAATGGGCGGCGGCGCCGCTTCCGCAATCGCATATCCCTGGTCGCCCTCCATCGAGGCCGGCGCCGCCAACGCCATCGAGAACGGCTCCAACGACGGCATCGTCAAAATCGGATCGTTCCCGTGGGACTCATCGCTGATGCGGTAGCCGGCGTCCTGCTTGGTGTCGTCCAAAAAGTCGTCCGGCACGCTCAACTGCTTGCCGAACTTGCTCATCAGCCTGGACCAGTGTGTTTCGGGCACGTCGTACTTGCCGGCGTAGATGTCGCGGTCGTCGAACTGCGCGCCGCACTGCCGGCAGGACCGCTTGCCCTCCCAGCTCACCGCGTCCGGCGAATCGGCCATTTGCCGCAGCCGCTGTTCGAGATCGACCTTGATGTAAACGCGACCGCAGGGGCAGGCCCAAAAACGGAACCGCGAGATGCCCGCCGTTCGCAGATTGCGGCGAAACAACTCCACCGCCGCCGCGCGACGGTCGTCGTCCTTTTCGTTGAGGCCGCGCAGCAAATGCGGCACGAACGGCCGGGCTTCGGGCAT from Pirellulales bacterium includes these protein-coding regions:
- a CDS encoding HEAT repeat domain-containing protein, whose amino-acid sequence is MPSGAAQAPAYDGKPLAFWLDLLASSDASERRKAADILAGVGPEAASELGTFVRYGESEHVLARHWATVCLGAIGPAAKEALPALYARLGDDQPLVREKAAKVIEQVMPEARPFVPHLLRGLNEKDDDRRAAAVELFRRNLRTAGISRFRFWACPCGRVYIKVDLEQRLRQMADSPDAVSWEGKRSCRQCGAQFDDRDIYAGKYDVPETHWSRLMSKFGKQLSVPDDFLDDTKQDAGYRISDESHGNDPILTMPSLEPFSMALAAPASMEGDQGYAIAEAAPPPIYGALGPRRQTDAEQERVPGAVVGQSGKYKCTSCGKKRLSTALSTSVGPAPGRASVVMQFKAGKTFTECPQCGELTEWELLPPSAAGG
- a CDS encoding NHL repeat-containing protein, yielding MFAAGCDDEGRSTGRVEKVWGRRGISEGRLQKPRAMAIDGQDHLYIVDMTARIQVFDADGNYLRGWQTPVHSAGRPTGLSFDRRGRLLVADTHYFRLLVYSPQGELLETMGGVPGHAPGEFGLVTDAVEDSSGNLYVAEYGEYDRIQKFSPDGEFLLEWGGHGSERGRFMRPQNMVVDEQDRIWVADACNHRIQVFDGDGHLLDLWGEEGSGPGQLYYPYDLVFDDAGQLYVCEWGNGRVQKFDRSGKSLGCWGRQGRAPGELDHPWALVRDSQGRIHVLDTQNHRVQRIGM
- a CDS encoding type II toxin-antitoxin system PemK/MazF family toxin → MKPIQRGTIIWAAIADKERRSESKERPALVVSSNERIAAGDDLAVLVISTKFAYPPPPHWFLVPSDPSGHPVTGLDQPSVVKTDWPERIPQSQVLQVRGRAPAALVKQVINYLKQQIAKRPPKPQ